The genomic stretch CGCGCGTCTGGACCCAGTTACCAAGCGGGATTGGGAGGAACACTCGGAAGCAAACAAAAGCACCAAATTTCACCAGTTGACTGAATTCAAGCTCGAGTTAATGTCCTGCAGTCGGTCGTTAGCAAATCAGAACCCCAGTCACAAACTTcgtttccgaaaaaatatagtGGGTTGCGAGCAGGAAATCATGGCGCGATACAAAAGGGTCCAAGGGGGTGTCTTGCTTGTTCTGGTCCACATTCTTTATATCAATGTGAAAGATTCCTGAAGATGCCTATCGAAGCAAAGGAAAACATAGTTCGCAGCAAACAACTCTGTAGAAACTGTTTGCGACAGGGCCATATGGCACGAAATTGTTCGTCGGAAAGCACTTGCCGTAATTGTCGGGGTCATCATCACACGTTAATTTGTACCAGTACAAGCCAACAATCATTTCAAGGCAATGTTTCACACACTACTGGTTCACTGTCTCGTCCGCGTAATCCATCTAGCCAACGTAACGAAGAGCATGTGTCATCAGCGTCTGCGGTACAGCCTGGTACAACGAACAGTAGTATCCAAGAGGCATCTAGAAACAAAATTCTTCTAGCTACAGCTGTTATTCTACTAGTCGACGGCAGCGGAGGTGAATATCCAGTTCGAGCGTTATTGGACTCAGGAAGCGAGTGCAGTTTCATCACGGAAAGGGCAACCCAACGCATGAGCATTCACCGCGAAAGGGTTAGCATTGCAATTGCGGGTATTGGACAATCCTCTACGCGAGTTCTGCATAAGATCCGTTCCACAATAAAATCACGTATAACGGATTTCGCCACCGCAATCGAACTACTCGTTCTCCCAAAAGTCACTGTGGATTTACCGTCCATGTCAGTTGATGTGACTtcatggtcccttccaacgagAATACAGTTAGCCGATCCATCCTTTTATGATCCCGGCTCCATCGATGTAGTACTCGGAGCAGAAGTGTTTTTTGACCTATTCAAGGCTTCAGGTCGAATTTCACTCGGAGATACTCTGCCTACGCTTGTTAATTCGGTTTTCGGATGGATCGTGTCCGGAAAAGTAAGCGAAGGCGCTCCTCGAAGTGCGTTTGTTTGTAACGTTGCAAGTACGGCGGATCTGCATAACGATATGGAACGTTTTTGGGCAATTGAAGACGAACCAACTACAGCGTACTCTCCAGAAGAGGCACTCTGTGAGAAAATTTTCTCCGAAAACGTCACTCGGGACTCTGACGGTCGCTATGTTGTACGATTACCACTAAAAAGAGATCTATTGGACAATTTGGGTGATAATAGGCGTTCCGCCCTACATCACTATCGACTTATCGAAAATCGTCTAGGTCGTGATCCCGGTTTAGCGACGAAGTATAGAAAATTCATGGACGAGTATTTTCAGCTTGGCCACATTGAGAGAATCGATGAAAACAACGCCTTCTCTCAACCCTTCTTCCTTCCTCATAATCCAGTGATTCGAGCGGAGAGCAGTACGACGAAGGTTCGCGTCGTATTTGATGCCTCCTGTAAGAGCGCAACAGGCCGGTCTCTAAATGACGTCATGCTTGTAGGGCCCACCGTGCAACAGGATTTGAGGTCCATAATCATTCGGTCTCGTTTACACCCAATAATGCTTATCGCCGACATTACCAAGATGTATCGGCAGATTCGTCTACACCCAGGAGACACACATCTGCAAAGGATCTTCTGGCGATCGACTCCGGACGAACCTATTGGTGTATACGAGCTCAAAACGGTTACCTACGGTACCGCTTCGGGACCATACTTGGCGACTCGAGTTATTTCGCAGCTGGCAACGGATGAAAAGTGCCACTATCCTTTGGCAGCAGAGGTGGCGTGCAAAGACTTTTATGTCGATGACCTTTTCACTGGTGCAAAAACGGTCAACGAAGCAATTGAGTTACGTAAACAAATGGAAGCAATGTTCAACTCGGCAGGCATGGAGTTACGAAAATGGGCAAGCAATGTTCCAGCTTCTCTTCAAGACGTTCCAGAGGAAAACCGTGCGATCAAGGATCTAGTGGACTTCGATAAGGATCAGTCAATAAAAACGTTGGGCTTACATTGGGAGCCTCAAACTGATCGGCTAAAGTATGTCATCCCGAACATAACGATCGACCGAGAATCTGCAGTTACCAAACGGTACACACTCTCTTCTATCGCCAAATTTTTCGATCCCTTGGGCCTAGTCGGTCCGGTCGTGTTGATAGCGAAGGTTTTCATGCAGGCGTTGTGGGGTCTTAAGAACAGCAACGACACACCCTACGATTGGGATCAAGAGTTACCTGAAACAATGAAGCAGCGTTGGTTTGCGTACGTATCCAAATTACCAAGCCTCAATGATCTGCGAATCAACCGGTTCGTCATTCTCTCGAACACTACTGCAATCGAGCTTCATTTTTTCTCGGATGCTTCCGAGACAGCATATGGAACCTGCGTTTACGTCAAATCAACGAATTCGTCGGGACAAACGAAAACTGCGTTACTCACTTCGCGTTCCAAGGTTGCTCCTCCAAAGCAAATAAGCATCCCTCGCCTCGAGCTTTGCGGTGCTCGTTTGGCAGCCGAGTTATATGGCAAGGTGTCCGATTCACTTCGTATTGATGCTAGAATTCACTTCTGGGTTGATTCAACAACAGTACTGAGTTGGCTTCAGGCAAGACCGTTAACATGGACTACGTTTGTAGCAAACAGAGTGGCTACAATCCAGCGCTTAACTCAAAATTGTGAGTGGCATTTCGTTCCTGGGGTAGAAAATCCTGCAGACATCATATCCAGAGGGCTTCCTGCAGACGAACGAGCTTCCTGTAAGGTCTGGTGGGAAGGACCCACATGGCTTCGACAATCATCGAAATTCTGGCCCACTTCGCCGTTGGAGACACAATCCAATCCCGAATGTTCGAGGGAAGTTCGAAAGACTGCTCATATAGCTACATCACAACCAGATTCTTCATTTATCGACGAGTATATCGCTCTTTTCTCCAGTTATAGCCGCTTGGTGCGAACGACAGCGTATTGGAGACGACTTTTCACCTTCTTACGAACTCCAAGAGCTGAACGTAAAATGTTTGAACCACTTACGTTAAGTGAGCTGCAAGGTGCTGAATTTGCTCTCATTCGATGTGTGCAGCAGGCCGCCTTTCCAGAGGAATGGAGAACACTACATAAAAATGGAGTAATATCCACATCATCTCGTCTTCGCTGGTTCAACCCACATCTCGGAAAAGGTGATGTCATTCGCATCGGCGGTCGCCTTAGTCGGTCCGCGCAGTCATACGATTCGCAGCATCAAATTTTACTGCCACATTCGCACCTATTCTTAAAACTTGTTGTACGCAGCTATCATGAACGCCTTCTTCACGCAGCTGTTCAATTACTTACCAACACCATTCGGTTGCGATTCTGGATTTTGGGTGGCCGCAGTTTAGCTCGTCAAATAGTACAAACGTGCATTGTGTGCTTTCGGGCAAAACCAAAGTTGGTCGAGCAATTCATGGCGGAGTTACCTTCTGCGAGAGTAATAGCATCCAGGCCATTCTCCATAGTCGGGATTGATTTTTGGGGACCGATCTATCTCAAGCCTCGCCATCGTCGCGATTCTCCTCCTAAAGCCTACGTAGCAGTATTCATCTGTTTCGCTACCAAAGCGGTGCACTTGGAGTTAGTGGCAGACTTGAGCACGGTAAAATTCATGCAGGCTTTTCGTCGCTTTGTCTCTCGTCGGGGTTTATGTTCAGATGTTCATACCGACAACGGAAAAAACTTCGTAGGTGCCGCCAATGACCTACGACGTCTAATGCGATCTAATGAGTTCAAGCAAAGCATGGCTGATGAGTGTTCCAGCAACGGTGTTCGATGGCACTTTAATCCACCAAGAGGCTCACATTTCGGTGGCTTGTGGGAAGCTGCCATACGTTCAGCTCAAAAACATTTTGTACGCGTCTTGGGTGAGCATAAACTGGCGTACGACGACATGCAAACGCTCCTAGCACAGATCGAGTGTTGCCTAATCTCGCGTCCACTTATCCAACTAACGGACGACCCATCGGACTTGCAGACACTAACGCCGGGTCACTTTCTAGTGGGGACGGCACTGAAAGCTGTTCCTGATTCAAATTATAAAAGTATTGCGTTCAATCGTCTACATATGTGACAGCAGGTCCAAAAAATGCTGCAGAAAATTTGGAAACGCTGGCACATTGAATATTTGCATACGCTTCAGCCTCGAACACAGATGGAAAAATTGAATACAAGGCCCTTAACCGACAGGGTCCAGGTGAGGACCTGTTTATTAACTTTTATTGTATGAAACCCTCTACCGGGTCTAAAATTTCTTTTCATGTCCATGAGCCGTACTTTGGAAGAGTTCATGCTACACGACTTCAAGACAGACTTCTTCGTCACGACTAGGATGGATTCAATAGCGACAGGATAACCAACGTAGAGCAACAGGGTCTAAGTTCCAGAAATGGTTATTTCTGCGGGCGCCAGGATGTTCGATCGACGAGTTCTCCGCCTGCACATCCCAATGTCCATCCGTTATCAAATCATCTTCGGCAAGCAACGAATTGCTATCGGCACTCAAGGGCACGATTAACACTCACTACGAGTTACCGGGTGCATAATCAAATGATATACGCTCGTAGCATGCGAGCCACGATCATCTTGAGCTAGTTGCTAATTGGATACGATTCGATACACTGGCACACAGTCACCCAACACTCCCGCATCGGTCGAAAATGTATGTCAGTTTTAACTGTTAACGTATTTTCTGTTAGAGTAAGCCAAAACGAATAAATTTAAGTATGTGTTAAGTCTAAATTAAGTAGTTTGTGCATGCATATATGCGGTCGAGTTCAAAGTGAAAGAAAATCCATCggtagggtaaatatgtataaaacgccccctcggggcataacgccccagtccatttattcggaaacacacaaaaaataagacatgagactattgggaatTCGTAGCGGGTCATATGACCATCTTTCTatgcaagtttgataattgtcactagcagcaaacaataaacaaaaatcaattttgatttgagctgcttcagatctaatttcttgcagcgattccgtaacgttttttcactaatttataaagtttattacctggTTTTCGTACTTATATATCGCAAATGAACCTCTAAGCTgctgtatctagtgaagaaacgataaaaattgtataatttacttaagtattcaatgctttctgctacatTACAGCTCccgggcaatatgccccaccgctagcccggctgatttgttcattgctttagtgtttgcttctgagacttcaagcgctgtttcactccgcatgctgagctggcatatgaagctactgcatggggcatattatgctgcatctggggcgttttgccccggtagattggaaatAGTCAGCCTATataccagagagacgccgagacactcatcGTTaaagcaactgtcaacatcaaaacggataacggcaatgcaaaattatacaactcgcccgttttgatgttgacagttgctttaacggtgagtgtctcggcgtctctctggtgtataggcttactaattggaaagcttgcaattttgtcaaattttttggtaaaattttGGCGTTTTTGTGTAATAGTAATTAcgaaacaaaataatagcagtgcattaccacctaaatagtgtatccaactgcatgaaagatttgttgtttgtgataaacatagctaTTATATTGACAatgttccttagggggggcgtattatacctgtttaccctaagTCCCTCCGTGCACGACAAATTCAGCGTGACGAGAGCCACGGGCACTGGATTAAAATTTAAGGCGCAGCAAGAAGCAAGATCGTCACTGTTCTCCCGAGTTCGAAACACTCTCATTTGTGATGTTCAAACTGTCCTGGAAGTATCCTATGACTTTTAGGACCTTTGGAAGGTGGAGGAAGGTGAGCTTCCTCCCGAGGTTTAAAACAAGACTCCGTAGTCTCCAGTTATCTTATTGTCTCCAGTTATCTTATCGGCACCGCAAGTTGTAGGATGTCGTTTTTTAGACAACAGCTCCTAAACTCGGGCCTGATGGCGAGGGTCCGGgctaaaagttgattttttatgTGTTTGAGTTTGTTTTTGACCCCACAAGTTTGCCATGAAAGAAGGTGGTTCTCTGCGTGTTAAGTTACCCTAACGCAAAAGGCTAGAGTACTGTGGTAGGGCGCCAGGTATTCCACAAGCTCTGTTAGCGACTGAGAATTTGTTAAACCCCCTCCCTCCACCATATATCTACTGGCATGGGTTGCATTACACATTAACTTAGGGTttcagggccggcggttgatgtgggtagtgtgggtagtgctacccactcggaaaatatccctgtgggtacttacccacacggaattaccggacaaaaccaaaaaagtaaTGTTTTCTATGTTCGAAACTTAAAATTGCCGCGTACATGTGCGAGCGACCGCTTTTGATGGATTTCGTTGAGCGAGAGTTTATTAAGCAACAGTTTCCATGCATTTCCAAGCGATTTGCtatcaaacaaaatttcgatttcaaaAACTCCAGGAGCTACCCTTCTGCATTTTTTTCGTTGGTGACACTGTAAGTGATGCCTTACCAGAAGTCCGATTAAGtttaaattttggatggagacttttttcgaagaGACAGAACTGTTGGGCCTTaacatttgcattaaaaaaatgtacaaaaattgttgatttttcataggtttacctttacacgcactaacgaaacaattcatgcagcatcaatcatagtaacccatgggtcagcagaaaaaatttaactcgaactctaaccgtgatggcgaaaacagtgaaactattttattcagaagtgtgcgcgttcatagAACGGTATCTCATCGCGTCAAAAACGGCTCTTGTAACACTTTGTGGACATCGGATACGCCCGTTTcagcatctacaatatcttggcactattggacaacaatcgaagcatcgaaagaaagcccggttccgaacGGCCGATGACCCTAAGCGATAAGAAGCTCAAAAGGATGcggaagaggaagaccgaggaaaaagtggctacatcgctgcgtgcgcttggtcaGGATGTTGGTGCCACCGGACAACCTGCGaaaatggcaacgactggcagggcacttcgtattttacttcctccacgaaggaagtgagctccaaaGTGAAGTTCATTTGACACATCAAGCTCCCTacaaaggtgctgctgtggcagacaatcagcgagaaggggttttcgaagccgctcttctttcgctccggactagccgtgaacggggaaatttatagtaagaaATGCCGGTCGGAAGTTACGTCGTTCATCAAGGAATACCATAAGAGCGAAAACGCGGTGTGCTGGCTAGATCTGCTGTCAGcgcactactcgaagcaatcgttggagaaAACGGAGCGTCCCCTAGTTGCGCCGCATCGAGAGTTTCTGAACAGAACTAAAGTGTAAGATCTACTCAAACAAGTTTGTCGCGAAAATTCATTAATGAATCGAAGAAAGGACTCAAAAACTTGCCTACacacatgttttcgtccgccatggcgattgttctggttaactgccggaaggccaccgttgaaccttccctattcttaactacccactcgggaaaatagtgtgacgccAACTCTGTAGGGTTTTAATCATTAGATTTTacgtaacagccatggttaagagctatTACAATAATCCTCCTCTCCAGGGGCTTCAACTATTTCAGTGCTCAAtgacacagtgcaacaaaaattcactttttcttctgctttggcttctatttatgacttttttatgtattttgacgcaaaaacaaactCTCCCCGAATTCGACCACATTTCACCTTGAGGGGCAACAGTGGCGCCACTTTGAATTTCTAAGAAATCAgaaatgttttttcgacgccattttgttttaaagccatatatcaaaattctaatatataatgccttgttcacactacGCCGCAtttcacctgatatcgccagatgataaaGGATATCACCTCGGGTGTTCACACTACAGTCAGATCATATGGTTTGACACTtgatttggtaattgaaaagagatgAGAACAAAATCAGGTCAAGGcgaaaacaagacaacaagagcgaTGTAATTAGAATATAGATGACAGTTAGtaggctcgcaccaacgcgaactctcatatgcaattgtcaaaatttgCGGGATGAcaagagcaaaaatatttccttccttctttttcgcatacAACGCGAATTTCGTAGGGTTGTAGggttgtagggttgcgtcaaatgtcttttgGCCGTGATGCCAACTGCTGCAAATCTATAATATCATGTAGCCGTGGTGATATCCGATGACaactcgattgtatgggatatcaggtaatatggatggtgatatggcctcgatagcacgaatcgcctgatatcaggtgatatgtggtgtagtgtgaacggggtataaaAATGATAGTTAAAATCCGTCTTATATTAAATGATAAAATCTCaagaatcgattggtaggtgtctgatctacgtaaaatgtcagcaacaagtCAATTTTGCCCCTGTTCCCCTATAATACTggaataggtttatctcgacgctagactaacttatttgaaatctgtttaatgtaataacGTTTGACCTtaaaaaaaaggacaaaaattgccaattcttcatgggtttacctttaatcgcaatgacgaaactactcatgcatcatcaatcatagtaacccatgagttagcaaaaaaaatttacaaccctatcagtcaaactataactgtgatggcgaaaaaagtgaagctactccgttcagaagtgtgcgcgttcaaagaacggtaccccgtcgcgtcaaaaacggacatcgtgcggcaatttgtggacgccgggtatacGCGTTCcagcatctacaacattttgacactattggacaacgatcagagtatcgaaagaaagcccggttccggacggccaacgaccccgagtgacaagaagcttcaaaggatgctgaagaggaagaccgagaaaaaagtggctaaatcgttGCGttcacttggccgggaggttggtgcatgcggtaaaacgtGAAAAAGTATATGgggaacatggacatacatgtcaggaagcggcagtaccgtccactggtctcggagctgtaggcaatgacgcagcaacagcggttggataagatggtcaagtagattttcccggcgaatcgcgacgcggcagtggtgatggacgacgagatctATCTCTccctggatgacaacgactggcagggtacttcgtttTTCaattctcccacgaaggaagtgagctccgaggtgaaatttacttcacacaccaagttccccaaaaaggtgctactgtggctgacaatcagcgagaaggggatgtcaaagccgctcttctttcgctccgggctggccgtaaacggggaaattcatagtacgaagtacctgccagaagttgcgtcgttcatcaagaaatatcataagggcgaagacacggtgttctgtccagatttggcgtcggtcCACTACCCGAAGCGATCGTTTGGAGTAGATGGAGCGGCTAAATATCGATGAGGTatcgaagtcggcgaatccacccaacgtcccccagctgcgttccatcgagaatttctgggcaaacttgaagcgcaagatctttccaacaattttgtcgcgaaaacggaggaggaattaataataaaaaaacgaagaaagagcttcaAAACATGccttttttcctctgtgtggactcatcactgcgaccagagacatttgatctattgtgatattgcccaggtgttttctgtattccgcacttcatattattgtcagtatcactattgaagtgagtgatacgcttttcatttatatccgtgcttgtgtgtgagagtttacccttttgtttccaagcttactgctctgctataccaagcctctttctatcctaccaatatcgccaaattacaattccctgaactgaggctacacctaatgttcttctctggccaggtttattctaagagggattgattatgtcaagaggaaggagtcttatcgaaacctcgttcttcGTGCCTacatcgccaattataattccctgtaaaggataaatattcctgagatcagttttattataagacggacttattttgtcaagaggaaggagtcttatcgaaacctcgtttctcCAGCGCCATAATTACCATTCCCTGAAGAGAagttatacgttactcagaacagttttattataagagcgACTTTTTTTGTTAGAATGAAAGTTAGCAGGGGTACTATATAATTTAGCTTGAAGGAAGAGTATGTTGTGGAGAGCCTGATACTCAAAGTTACAATAAGAATCTGTTTTCACATTGCTACGTAGAGATGGCCGGGCTTcgggtttaaatttttttgaaaatgtcgaTCCAGCGACCCTACTGacattaacagtctctcccgagccgagactcgaacccacgacaactGAGGTTCGTTAGACCAGcaacgtacctcgagaccaactgggcgACCATCTCTATTGCTACGATAAGTTCTCTTTATAGTCTTTATAGTTACAAAAAAacgagagttgaaaaaagtttacggaaatgAATGGTTCCGTCGCTCCAaggtaatttcgatgttgacgacTGCCCACGTAAAGGAAGGCTAATAACATTGTAGattagggatgttacggatatccgcatccgcatgaaaattgacatccgcatccgtATCCGCATTATACCAAGTTTTCCTTGGGGTCAGGACATGGTCATGTGAAATAAGCTGAAtaaaacacaagggatgctacgattatccgcatccgcatccgcgaatGCGGATCATCCGCAAGAAAATTGACATACGCATCTACATTTGCATCCGTTATCACAtattcgcatccgcatccgcatctgcagatgtccgaaaaattacatccgtaacatccctgttGCAGACGCTAAATTGAAGGAATGAGTCGATGAGGATTCATGTCAAAGGCAGCAACAGCTTGCTTCGCTATGAAGAGCCATTTCCAAGCTGTTGCATGCTTTAGGAATGATTCAACAACAAGAAACTTGGGTGTCGTATGATTCGATGCCAAGGAACGTTAAGTGTCGTATTCTAGCCTGTGAACAACTGCTTCAGTGGAAAAGCTGatcgaatgctacgttttttttcaGGGGTGGTTGAatttttgtgaccaaatgctacgagggggggAAGAAGGggtttgaaaatcatgaaaaaaatgctacgtcatttaagtatgttccctaacGGTATTCAAGCTCTGCAAGAAATATGGGATAAAGTTGTAACAAGCGATGGGCAATACTTTGATTACATTGTAACtaactattttttcaaaataaagttgaatttaaaaaaaatcattaggtgCACAGTTAGTTGCGCACCTCATTAACATAGTCATCGGTTAGTTATGGATGAGTTCATGATAGAAAATCGAGGGGACAAAAAGCAACAATCGAATGAGCTTTGATCGAAAACAATATTCGACGTTTAATAAAAAAACGTTTGATTGTGTTTCGATAATAATTCAACTGAAAAATGGGTTTATGCATCTGTCTGGTGGATACGTTTAATTGATGATCCAATGTGtcagaatattaaatttttagaTTGTGGGGAATGAaatctaaaatttaaaatatgtttaatTCGATACAATGGGAAAATCGATTTACTCTTTCACAGTGCATCAATTCCCAGAATGAAGCTTCAAGGTTTCTTTAGTGTAATTGTAATACATCGTAACCCTAAAATATATGGATGACATAAATCCGCTTACGTAAATGTCTCGCAAACTGTACATTTTAATTATGATTATAACCACCCTACTGCTCCACCCATTTGACCATGTATGTATTTGTGCACTCGCGGAAAACTCATCCCTAGTAATCGTACACGAGAACAAGAACGCACAGCGAGAGctagtgagagagaaaaaaagagaggTAGCGCGAGAGGAAAATAGTCTCAACCACTTTCCGCATGGGGCCACATGAATGATGATGTTTGAGTTTGTCGTTTAGCCTTCGGCTCAGCGGTGTTTCGCAAACCGATATGCAGCAAGGAAACCGCCTTTTTCCTTTCAGTCTTCTCTTTTCGTTCCCGGTGGAAGCACACGAAGCGACTAC from Wyeomyia smithii strain HCP4-BCI-WySm-NY-G18 chromosome 3, ASM2978416v1, whole genome shotgun sequence encodes the following:
- the LOC129729030 gene encoding uncharacterized protein LOC129729030 — encoded protein: MPIEAKENIVRSKQLCRNCLRQGHMARNCSSESTCRNCRGHHHTLICTSTSQQSFQGNVSHTTGSLSRPRNPSSQRNEEHVSSASAVQPGTTNSSIQEASRNKILLATAVILLVDGSGGEYPVRALLDSGSECSFITERATQRMSIHRERVSIAIAGIGQSSTRVLHKIRSTIKSRITDFATAIELLVLPKVTVDLPSMSVDVTSWSLPTRIQLADPSFYDPGSIDVVLGAEVFFDLFKASGRISLGDTLPTLVNSVFGWIVSGKVSEGAPRSAFVCNVASTADLHNDMERFWAIEDEPTTAYSPEEALCEKIFSENVTRDSDGRYVVRLPLKRDLLDNLGDNRRSALHHYRLIENRLGRDPGLATKYRKFMDEYFQLGHIERIDENNAFSQPFFLPHNPVIRAESSTTKVRVVFDASCKSATGRSLNDVMLVGPTVQQDLRSIIIRSRLHPIMLIADITKMYRQIRLHPGDTHLQRIFWRSTPDEPIGVYELKTVTYGTASGPYLATRVISQLATDEKCHYPLAAEVACKDFYVDDLFTGAKTVNEAIELRKQMEAMFNSAGMELRKWASNVPASLQDVPEENRAIKDLVDFDKDQSIKTLGLHWEPQTDRLKYVIPNITIDRESAVTKRYTLSSIAKFFDPLGLVGPVVLIAKVFMQALWGLKNSNDTPYDWDQELPETMKQRWFAYVSKLPSLNDLRINRFVILSNTTAIELHFFSDASETAYGTCVYVKSTNSSGQTKTALLTSRSKVAPPKQISIPRLELCGARLAAELYGKVSDSLRIDARIHFWVDSTTVLSWLQARPLTWTTFVANRVATIQRLTQNCEWHFVPGVENPADIISRGLPADERASCKVWWEGPTWLRQSSKFWPTSPLETQSNPECSREVRKTAHIATSQPDSSFIDEYIALFSSYSRLVRTTAYWRRLFTFLRTPRAERKMFEPLTLSELQGAEFALIRCVQQAAFPEEWRTLHKNGVISTSSRLRWFNPHLGKGDVIRIGGRLSRSAQSYDSQHQILLPHSHLFLKLVVRSYHERLLHAAVQLLTNTIRLRFWILGGRSLARQIVQTCIVCFRAKPKLVEQFMAELPSARVIASRPFSIVGIDFWGPIYLKPRHRRDSPPKAYVAVFICFATKAVHLELVADLSTVKFMQAFRRFVSRRGLCSDVHTDNGKNFVGAANDLRRLMRSNEFKQSMADECSSNGVRWHFNPPRGSHFGGLWEAAIRSAQKHFVRVLGEHKLAYDDMQTLLAQIECCLISRPLIQLTDDPSDLQTLTPGHFLVGTALKAVPDSNYKSIAFNRLHM